The following are from one region of the Thermococcus cleftensis genome:
- a CDS encoding flippase, translated as MSEASQALQKIARGTGIVFAGTVISMFFGFLSRAVIARYFSTGEYGVFNLALTVLNVALVIVMLGFSNSLPREVAFYREKEPQKVADLTSTALIIVALNSLFWVGVLLLGADELAGLFNDDRLIYALRVVVFALPFWALTGVIIAISRGFGRVREKVYIQNVLYPLIWLALVLAIALLRLPFTAVFWGYVIAQFLTFAVLLLEIRRIGLITFSLSVRREVAKELVLFSVPLMLVGILNFLMTWTDTLMLGHYKGSEVVGLYNAASPLARLIPVFLGSAGILYAPIVTPLYARGKIEEMGRVYRILTKWIFFLTLPLFALLFLFPEVAISFFFGQKYLAAAQALRILSVGFMFHTLLGLNGLSLLVIGQPKLNMIGDTFAVISNVVLNLLLIPEYGMTGAAVATAVSYFVANVFRSFWLYQRTGIHPFGWSYVKPLVIGFLLLGLVMVSPLQVSNIWWAILVLAAFFGVYVPLVLLSGSVDKEDVELILAIEKRLGVDLGIIKKVLKRFV; from the coding sequence ATGAGCGAGGCAAGCCAGGCACTGCAGAAGATTGCCAGAGGGACGGGGATTGTTTTTGCCGGGACTGTCATTTCAATGTTCTTCGGGTTTTTGAGCAGGGCGGTTATTGCGAGGTACTTTTCCACTGGAGAGTACGGTGTGTTCAACCTGGCATTGACCGTCCTCAACGTGGCCTTAGTTATTGTTATGCTTGGATTTTCAAATTCCCTGCCCAGGGAGGTTGCATTTTACAGGGAAAAAGAACCCCAAAAAGTCGCTGACCTGACTTCCACCGCTTTAATAATAGTCGCCCTGAACAGTCTGTTCTGGGTGGGGGTACTCCTACTTGGGGCCGACGAACTGGCCGGGCTTTTCAATGATGACAGGTTGATTTATGCGCTCAGGGTGGTGGTTTTTGCCCTGCCGTTTTGGGCCCTCACGGGGGTAATAATCGCCATTTCCCGCGGTTTTGGGCGGGTCCGGGAGAAGGTCTACATTCAGAACGTCCTTTACCCCCTGATATGGCTGGCCCTTGTTCTTGCCATTGCCCTACTCCGGCTTCCGTTCACTGCCGTCTTCTGGGGCTATGTGATTGCCCAGTTCCTCACGTTTGCGGTGCTCCTCCTTGAAATCCGCAGGATTGGGCTGATCACTTTCAGCCTTTCTGTCCGGCGTGAGGTAGCCAAAGAGCTGGTGCTCTTTTCAGTTCCCCTCATGCTCGTGGGAATACTAAACTTTCTGATGACCTGGACGGACACGCTCATGCTGGGGCATTACAAGGGCTCGGAGGTCGTTGGCCTGTACAACGCCGCCTCTCCCCTGGCCCGGCTGATACCGGTGTTCCTTGGTTCCGCTGGCATACTATACGCTCCAATAGTCACGCCGCTGTACGCGCGGGGGAAGATTGAGGAGATGGGGAGGGTGTACCGGATACTCACCAAGTGGATATTCTTCCTTACCTTACCGCTCTTCGCCCTCCTGTTTCTGTTCCCGGAGGTTGCCATCTCCTTCTTCTTCGGACAGAAGTACCTGGCGGCCGCCCAGGCTCTGAGGATACTGAGTGTCGGCTTTATGTTCCACACCCTCCTGGGGCTCAACGGACTTTCACTGCTCGTCATCGGGCAGCCCAAGCTCAACATGATCGGGGACACGTTTGCGGTGATTTCCAACGTTGTCCTGAACCTTCTCCTGATCCCGGAGTATGGAATGACCGGTGCGGCGGTGGCCACGGCTGTTTCCTATTTCGTTGCCAACGTGTTCAGGTCGTTCTGGCTCTACCAGCGGACGGGGATTCATCCCTTCGGCTGGAGCTACGTGAAGCCGCTGGTCATTGGATTCCTTCTTCTGGGGTTGGTGATGGTGAGTCCTTTGCAGGTATCAAATATATGGTGGGCAATTTTGGTTCTGGCGGCCTTTTTTGGGGTTTATGTCCCTCTGGTGCTCCTCAGCGGGAGTGTCGATAAGGAGGATGTTGAGCTAATCCTGGCTATAGAGAAGAGGCTTGGGGTTGATCTGGGGATAATAAAGAAAGTGCTGAAAAGGTTTGTTTAG
- a CDS encoding STT3 domain-containing protein has translation MEPAGIREKLEGAYRLLLRPRCAILALVFLASVIRLLPMRFKYLLGYDPYFHLAYIRYALEKGEWVNFFPYATGPWGYQISRFHPLGLWMTPAYFYKLLSPLGVSLYNAFRITPVVFGVLTVLFTYLAVLKLYGKREAFLSAFLLAVSFGHVFRSMAGYYRGDNYMLFWYGFALLSMALALSRKSPSWRYKRLVFYLLPGVFAGLSAAFWQAYYPIFAFVTANALFLAVGAFLLRRDRYIVDSLAILTSLAFGAILANSIGLHLGYGMVGATHWLGRKLAEELGVQFGFIKDLFLLLYLKYTIPLSMATVGALAVLSRLVRDEKLRVLMVAIGVVAAFWLVFRYYGIVNDALLRIFPESPIAETQRTSFGDWWKAYGITGLFIPLFFFRFLKRPGVGDFLLLGTVVVMLPMAVIWTRFLFIASLAVAIMSGIGLVAFHDTLLSWNKKCAGSGRRWLSLLTSALLLGVSLFSAYYGFSATWGVHPIVNEGWDNALMYLGEHSNINDVVLTWWDQGHWVTYFARRAPVAQGGPSGWVARYYLGLNGENDLMKLGVDYVIVSYDTLMKFGAVMETAGVDPDGYGLVVLHRVPSSGAVLVFSNGPYSIMAVPGKEWDVKVNINGRFLLPSRVFVESGAEVNEVTTSGRPTADAYVYINLNYGYAVLMNGKAFNTTLARLMFTDEHPEDYFLLYSDGGYVKIFQFKHPNVVVRTENGSIVLRFTNTTGTALGIYGFLDNGTLVFRKWYSVGGKDAFVLPADINGSVVIRYTYVQGKTVLDRGVFRVEDVVPARG, from the coding sequence ATGGAGCCTGCTGGGATCCGGGAAAAATTGGAGGGGGCATACCGCTTACTTCTCAGGCCGAGGTGCGCTATTCTGGCGCTAGTCTTCCTGGCCTCCGTGATTAGGCTCCTTCCAATGCGCTTCAAGTACCTCCTCGGTTACGATCCATATTTTCATCTCGCGTATATTCGCTACGCGCTGGAGAAAGGGGAATGGGTGAACTTCTTTCCCTACGCCACCGGCCCGTGGGGCTACCAGATAAGCCGTTTCCATCCCCTCGGTCTCTGGATGACGCCCGCATACTTCTATAAGCTCCTCTCCCCGCTGGGCGTTTCCCTTTATAATGCGTTCAGAATAACACCTGTGGTATTCGGCGTCCTCACCGTACTGTTTACTTACCTGGCCGTTCTAAAGCTCTACGGCAAAAGGGAAGCCTTTCTCTCGGCGTTTCTTCTGGCGGTGAGCTTCGGCCACGTCTTCCGCTCGATGGCCGGCTACTACAGGGGCGACAACTACATGCTCTTCTGGTACGGCTTTGCCCTCCTCAGCATGGCCCTGGCGCTCTCCAGGAAATCCCCCTCGTGGAGGTACAAGCGGTTGGTCTTCTACCTCCTTCCCGGAGTTTTCGCCGGCCTTTCCGCGGCCTTCTGGCAGGCTTACTACCCCATATTCGCCTTTGTTACCGCCAACGCCCTCTTCCTCGCCGTGGGTGCGTTCCTCCTCAGGAGGGACAGGTACATCGTCGATTCCCTGGCCATCCTGACCTCCCTGGCATTTGGTGCCATCCTGGCCAACTCAATAGGCCTCCACCTCGGGTACGGCATGGTGGGCGCCACCCACTGGCTCGGGAGAAAGCTGGCCGAGGAGCTCGGGGTTCAGTTCGGCTTCATCAAGGACCTGTTCCTTCTCCTGTACCTCAAGTACACCATTCCTCTCTCGATGGCGACTGTCGGTGCCTTAGCTGTCCTTTCCAGGCTCGTTCGCGATGAGAAGTTGAGGGTACTGATGGTCGCGATTGGGGTTGTCGCCGCGTTCTGGCTGGTTTTCAGGTACTATGGCATCGTAAACGATGCTCTCCTTCGTATCTTCCCAGAAAGTCCAATAGCTGAAACACAGAGGACTTCTTTCGGCGACTGGTGGAAGGCGTATGGCATAACCGGGTTGTTTATCCCCCTGTTTTTCTTCCGCTTCCTGAAAAGACCGGGGGTAGGTGACTTCCTGCTTCTTGGGACAGTGGTGGTTATGTTACCAATGGCGGTCATCTGGACGAGGTTCCTGTTTATAGCTTCCCTCGCCGTTGCGATAATGTCGGGCATCGGTCTGGTGGCTTTCCACGATACCCTGCTCTCCTGGAATAAAAAATGTGCCGGAAGCGGGCGCAGGTGGTTATCCCTGCTCACCTCGGCCCTCTTGCTCGGCGTCTCGCTCTTTTCTGCATACTATGGCTTCAGCGCAACATGGGGAGTTCATCCCATTGTAAATGAGGGATGGGATAATGCTTTGATGTATCTGGGGGAGCACTCAAACATAAACGACGTCGTCCTGACCTGGTGGGATCAGGGGCACTGGGTAACGTACTTCGCGAGGAGGGCCCCTGTTGCTCAGGGCGGGCCCAGCGGATGGGTGGCCCGGTACTACCTCGGTCTCAATGGGGAAAACGACCTGATGAAGCTCGGCGTCGATTACGTCATCGTCTCCTACGATACTCTGATGAAGTTTGGGGCGGTTATGGAGACTGCTGGGGTGGATCCGGACGGGTATGGCCTCGTGGTGCTCCACAGGGTGCCCTCCAGTGGTGCGGTCCTCGTTTTTTCCAACGGGCCATACTCCATAATGGCCGTCCCGGGGAAGGAGTGGGACGTCAAGGTGAACATCAACGGGCGCTTCCTGCTGCCTTCAAGGGTCTTCGTTGAGAGCGGTGCAGAGGTTAATGAGGTGACGACCTCCGGCCGTCCCACAGCCGACGCCTACGTTTACATCAACCTCAACTACGGCTACGCCGTGCTGATGAACGGAAAAGCGTTCAACACGACCCTCGCCAGGCTGATGTTCACGGACGAGCACCCAGAGGATTACTTCCTCCTGTACTCCGACGGCGGCTACGTGAAGATTTTCCAGTTCAAGCATCCTAACGTCGTTGTAAGGACAGAAAACGGCTCCATTGTTCTCAGGTTCACCAATACTACCGGAACGGCCTTAGGAATTTATGGCTTCCTGGATAACGGAACGCTCGTGTTCAGGAAGTGGTATAGCGTTGGTGGAAAGGATGCGTTCGTGCTCCCAGCTGACATCAACGGGAGCGTCGTCATTCGCTACACCTACGTCCAAGGGAAGACAGTGCTGGATAGGGGAGTTTTTAGGGTGGAAGACGTTGTCCCAGCTCGCGGCTAA
- a CDS encoding nucleotidyltransferase family protein: MKILIMAGGYATRLWPITKDNPKALLPVGNRVILDYILEKVEELGLETYISTNRFFEAHFRPYAEERGVELIVEDTLHEEEKLGTIGAMKKAVDELGLDDYLVIAGDNLFSFSLEDFLRAYDGRTLIAVYDVGDLNLAKRYGVVVLEGDRVISFEEKPAQPRSTLISTGVYVFPKAVMERIDEYLSNGNRDSPGYFLQWLLERGEPIKAYRFSEYWYDIGSADSYLEALKTLLRESHVEEIQISPYAKIIPPVVIKRGAKILGRSIIGPYAYIGENCVIENSDVSDSIIFRNTVIKNSTIWRSIIDERCEIRNLELRKSLVGGHAKIQRGE; this comes from the coding sequence ATGAAGATCCTCATAATGGCGGGCGGCTACGCCACCAGACTCTGGCCCATAACCAAGGACAACCCCAAGGCCCTCCTGCCCGTCGGTAACAGGGTCATACTGGACTACATACTGGAGAAGGTGGAGGAGCTTGGACTCGAGACCTACATCTCCACGAACCGCTTCTTCGAGGCTCACTTCCGCCCCTACGCGGAGGAGCGGGGGGTTGAGCTCATCGTCGAGGACACCCTCCACGAGGAGGAGAAGCTCGGCACGATCGGGGCCATGAAGAAGGCCGTCGATGAGCTGGGCCTTGACGACTACCTCGTCATCGCCGGTGACAACCTCTTCTCCTTCTCCCTGGAGGACTTTCTCAGGGCCTACGATGGCAGGACGCTGATAGCGGTCTACGACGTCGGTGACCTCAACCTGGCCAAGCGCTACGGCGTGGTGGTCCTGGAGGGGGACAGGGTAATCTCCTTTGAAGAGAAGCCGGCCCAGCCGCGCTCGACTCTCATAAGCACCGGCGTCTACGTGTTCCCGAAGGCTGTTATGGAGCGCATCGACGAGTACCTCTCCAACGGCAACCGCGATTCCCCCGGCTACTTCCTTCAGTGGCTCTTGGAGAGGGGCGAGCCGATAAAGGCATACCGCTTCTCCGAGTACTGGTATGACATAGGTTCAGCCGACAGCTACCTGGAGGCCCTCAAGACCCTGCTACGCGAGAGCCACGTCGAGGAGATCCAGATAAGCCCCTACGCCAAGATAATCCCGCCGGTCGTCATAAAGCGCGGTGCGAAAATACTCGGCCGTTCCATAATTGGTCCCTACGCATACATAGGCGAGAACTGCGTCATTGAGAACTCCGACGTTAGCGACTCCATAATCTTCAGGAACACCGTTATCAAAAACTCCACCATCTGGCGCTCTATAATAGACGAGAGGTGCGAGATAAGGAACCTCGAGCTGAGGAAGAGCCTCGTCGGCGGGCACGCGAAGATACAGAGGGGAGAGTGA
- a CDS encoding NAD-dependent epimerase/dehydratase family protein — MKVLVTGGAGFIGSHLVDRLMELGWEVRVLDDLSAGSLDNVRRWLGKERFEFIEGDMRDPKIVEETVEGVDAIFHLAANPEVRIGSQSPELLYETNVLITYNLLNAMRDSKAEYLVFTSSSTVYGDAPVIPTPEDYAPLEPISVYGGAKLASEALISGYAHTFGFKALIFRLANIIGERSNHGVIYDFINKLRKNPEELEILGDGTQRKSYLHVSDTVDGMLKIFEHFRKGTQRVDFYNLGNDDWITVTEIAKIVSEEMNLNPRFRFTGGVDGGRGWKGDVKFMRLSIEKAKKTGWRPKLDSYWAVRRTVRELLASLPG, encoded by the coding sequence ATGAAAGTCCTGGTAACGGGAGGTGCCGGGTTCATAGGCTCTCACCTGGTGGACAGGCTGATGGAGCTTGGCTGGGAGGTCAGGGTTCTCGACGACCTCAGCGCGGGAAGCCTGGACAACGTAAGGCGCTGGCTGGGCAAAGAACGCTTCGAGTTCATCGAGGGGGACATGAGGGACCCGAAGATCGTTGAGGAGACGGTTGAAGGCGTCGATGCCATCTTCCACCTCGCCGCCAACCCCGAGGTTAGAATAGGCTCCCAGAGCCCGGAGCTCCTCTACGAGACCAACGTGCTCATAACATACAACCTGCTCAACGCGATGAGGGACTCAAAGGCCGAATACCTCGTCTTCACGAGCTCATCGACGGTCTACGGCGACGCGCCCGTGATTCCAACGCCCGAGGACTACGCCCCTCTCGAGCCGATAAGCGTCTACGGCGGTGCCAAGCTGGCGTCAGAAGCTTTAATCAGCGGGTACGCCCATACCTTCGGGTTCAAAGCTCTGATATTCCGCCTGGCTAACATCATAGGCGAGCGCTCCAACCACGGGGTAATCTACGACTTCATAAACAAGCTCAGGAAGAACCCGGAGGAGCTGGAAATACTCGGCGACGGGACGCAGAGGAAGAGCTACCTCCACGTGAGCGATACGGTTGATGGAATGCTCAAGATCTTTGAGCACTTCAGGAAAGGAACCCAAAGGGTGGACTTCTACAACCTCGGCAACGACGACTGGATAACGGTGACGGAGATAGCCAAGATAGTGAGCGAGGAGATGAACCTTAATCCGAGGTTCCGCTTCACCGGCGGCGTCGACGGCGGCCGCGGCTGGAAGGGCGACGTCAAGTTCATGCGCCTGAGCATAGAGAAGGCAAAGAAAACAGGCTGGAGGCCAAAGCTTGACAGCTACTGGGCCGTGAGGAGGACCGTGAGGGAGCTTCTCGCCTCACTCCCAGGCTGA
- a CDS encoding DUF4129 domain-containing protein: MGVIAMRRVPLLIILILIIGSLPPAAGTAVSEPVQRDVFLYNYFSKVLIRFEYSLKYALLNESYGLKLANLTLNELELINQESLYYRERGVNSTVMVVIPPFHEFAQDLLVLTRLTLEFHRNPSPELAAGILGTVDDMEKELNAIDLLKLRNGTKVLTFNTKGVRKELEKIRNLASSAPPGGGFLIGVSTDEPILHQTITIFGSCPGNDTVTIVIEGGNSTVLLPVTPSNGFFSKSYRFSEIGTYRIHATQGGNSSNTVEVRVRKIPTRFIVDDVYSSLINHTVTLSGRLVDYYGEYLGGREIKVGNETLKTGPDGGFSREYFSPTAGEFTVLLRFAGDEEHEGTSKKVRIVFSKYPVSITLTGPSKITLGKTATFRGTLEPKIPATLVVYVNGTEHSRIESLDGNFTFTLKPDLPGEFEVYVKFPGSLRYGEAESNTVILSVVPPESAWPRYAAIAVLGILLVAGTAVLRRRGEGKAPSPEGPEEIPSRRAPVTVEEWIEVPEDVGEAYTLLRKLLAERLGVGENLTPREVLRALGGWELYPELERVTLLHEKAVYGELPLSGEELVEFRENIERLVRGLER, encoded by the coding sequence ATGGGTGTGATAGCGATGAGGAGGGTTCCACTTTTAATAATCCTTATTCTAATCATAGGCTCCCTCCCCCCTGCGGCTGGAACGGCCGTGTCAGAACCGGTTCAGCGAGACGTTTTTTTGTACAACTACTTCTCGAAGGTCCTCATCAGGTTTGAGTACTCCCTCAAGTACGCCCTCCTTAACGAGAGCTACGGCCTAAAGCTGGCCAACCTGACCCTCAACGAGCTTGAGCTCATAAACCAGGAGAGCCTGTATTACCGGGAAAGGGGAGTGAACTCGACGGTAATGGTCGTGATACCTCCATTCCACGAGTTCGCCCAGGACCTCCTAGTCCTGACCCGGCTCACCCTTGAGTTCCACAGGAACCCCTCCCCCGAGCTCGCCGCAGGGATCCTGGGAACAGTGGACGACATGGAGAAAGAGCTCAACGCCATAGACCTGCTGAAGCTCCGCAACGGAACGAAGGTCCTCACCTTCAACACGAAGGGCGTCAGGAAGGAGCTGGAGAAGATAAGAAACCTCGCCTCCTCCGCCCCACCGGGTGGGGGTTTCCTGATAGGCGTCTCGACCGACGAACCTATACTCCACCAGACCATCACGATATTCGGCTCCTGTCCCGGCAACGACACCGTAACGATAGTGATAGAGGGCGGGAACTCCACTGTGCTGCTACCTGTGACACCCTCGAACGGGTTCTTCTCAAAGAGCTACCGATTCAGCGAGATTGGAACGTACAGGATACACGCAACCCAGGGGGGAAACAGCTCGAACACCGTGGAGGTAAGGGTGAGGAAGATCCCGACGAGGTTCATCGTCGATGATGTTTACAGCTCGCTCATCAACCATACCGTCACGCTCTCCGGAAGGCTCGTGGACTACTACGGCGAGTACCTGGGGGGCAGGGAGATAAAGGTGGGAAACGAGACACTGAAAACAGGCCCGGACGGTGGCTTCTCCAGGGAGTACTTCTCGCCCACGGCTGGAGAGTTCACAGTCCTCCTCAGGTTCGCGGGAGATGAAGAGCACGAGGGGACGTCAAAGAAGGTACGGATCGTGTTCTCAAAGTATCCAGTTTCCATAACCCTGACCGGTCCATCAAAAATCACACTGGGGAAAACGGCCACCTTTAGGGGAACCCTCGAACCGAAAATACCGGCCACGCTGGTGGTGTACGTGAACGGGACGGAGCACTCCCGAATAGAGTCCCTGGACGGCAATTTCACGTTCACACTGAAGCCAGATCTCCCGGGAGAGTTCGAGGTTTACGTCAAATTCCCGGGCAGCTTGAGGTACGGCGAGGCCGAGTCGAACACGGTTATCCTCAGCGTGGTTCCCCCGGAGAGCGCGTGGCCCAGGTACGCCGCGATAGCGGTTCTTGGGATCCTGCTGGTGGCCGGGACGGCGGTGCTGAGGAGGCGCGGGGAAGGAAAGGCGCCCTCCCCGGAGGGACCGGAGGAAATCCCCTCTAGGAGAGCGCCAGTGACGGTGGAAGAGTGGATCGAGGTGCCGGAGGACGTCGGTGAAGCGTACACCCTGCTGAGGAAACTGCTGGCGGAGAGGCTCGGCGTGGGGGAGAACCTCACTCCGAGGGAGGTGCTGAGGGCTCTCGGCGGGTGGGAACTCTACCCGGAGCTGGAGAGGGTGACGCTATTGCACGAGAAGGCGGTCTACGGTGAATTGCCCCTGAGCGGGGAGGAGCTGGTGGAGTTCAGGGAAAACATCGAGAGGCTCGTGAGGGGGCTTGAGAGATGA
- a CDS encoding DUF4350 domain-containing protein has product MNRTVKYLTLLLLLFALITMPITVPLFKSSTQYSIFNWNWDGTSKFARLAGSMGREIVPIFESFDIANISEKSGVLLIIGPNMTFTDAEVAQIRAFLERGNTVLIADDFGTGNDILRALKLPVGISEYPLRDFFYETDDRLIVAVRIENPLLARNVSRIVTNEPSGIIVAREGEAYASRVAMINLHRRMFPIMAEVPYGKGRVIVLSDPDVLANMQFRDNEQFLRNLVDYLGGGTFYFDEAHHPDFSLYTVGTVTVTRVLPKDRAGELILAVATLLLARELGLFSALGRLIHRLLSRFFGRKVGTEELALALAKERGWDEGEVLEMLRRMGG; this is encoded by the coding sequence ATGAACAGGACGGTCAAGTACCTCACACTCCTCCTTCTGCTCTTCGCCCTCATCACGATGCCCATAACCGTGCCCCTCTTCAAAAGCTCGACCCAGTACAGTATCTTCAACTGGAACTGGGACGGGACTTCCAAGTTCGCGAGGCTGGCCGGTTCCATGGGCAGGGAAATCGTCCCGATCTTCGAGTCCTTTGACATCGCCAACATCAGCGAGAAAAGCGGTGTGCTCCTCATAATCGGACCCAACATGACGTTCACCGACGCGGAGGTGGCACAGATAAGGGCGTTCCTCGAGAGGGGCAACACCGTCCTTATAGCGGACGACTTCGGAACGGGGAACGATATCCTCCGCGCCCTCAAGCTGCCGGTTGGAATATCCGAGTACCCCCTCAGGGACTTCTTCTACGAGACCGATGACAGGCTCATCGTCGCTGTCAGAATAGAGAACCCCCTTCTTGCCAGGAACGTGAGCAGGATCGTCACCAACGAGCCCTCCGGAATAATAGTGGCCAGAGAGGGAGAAGCCTACGCCAGCAGGGTCGCAATGATAAACCTGCACAGGAGAATGTTCCCGATAATGGCCGAGGTGCCCTACGGGAAGGGCAGGGTCATCGTGCTCTCAGACCCCGACGTTCTCGCCAACATGCAGTTCAGGGATAACGAGCAGTTCCTGCGCAACCTCGTGGACTACCTCGGTGGGGGAACCTTCTACTTCGACGAGGCCCACCACCCGGACTTCAGCCTCTACACGGTTGGAACCGTCACGGTGACGCGTGTCCTGCCAAAGGACAGGGCGGGAGAGCTGATACTGGCAGTAGCGACGCTCCTTCTCGCGAGAGAGCTGGGACTGTTCAGCGCGCTTGGAAGGCTTATCCACAGGCTCCTCTCGCGCTTCTTTGGGCGGAAAGTGGGCACTGAGGAACTCGCCCTGGCCCTCGCCAAGGAGCGGGGCTGGGACGAGGGAGAAGTACTGGAAATGCTGAGGAGAATGGGTGGTTGA
- a CDS encoding AAA family ATPase, giving the protein MILEKIKGEVGKAIVGMDEIVELMTIALIANGHVLLEGVPGIAKTTLSKNFANTLGLKFSRIQMTPDLLPADILGHTFYDMRSGQFKLRKGPIFANVVLVDEINRASPKTQSALLEAMEERQVTIDGLPLKLPEPFIVLATRNPVEMEGVYELPTAQMDRFMMKVDMTYLPEESEKAMLRRKSLGQFTEAQQVVLGSEIAGAKREALAVRVSDAIIDYIYEIVKETRLDERVILGASPRAGEHLLYASKVKAYLEGRSYVIPDDVKWLAVPVIAHRIVVKPEYEVEGVDGKGIVRDVLERVEVPTE; this is encoded by the coding sequence ATGATACTGGAGAAGATAAAGGGAGAGGTCGGAAAGGCCATCGTGGGAATGGACGAGATAGTCGAGCTGATGACGATAGCCCTGATAGCCAACGGACACGTGCTCCTGGAGGGTGTTCCTGGGATAGCCAAGACAACCCTGAGCAAGAACTTTGCCAACACCCTCGGACTGAAGTTCTCCAGGATACAGATGACTCCAGACCTGCTTCCAGCCGATATACTCGGCCACACCTTCTACGACATGCGCTCCGGGCAGTTCAAGCTGAGGAAGGGGCCGATATTCGCCAACGTGGTCCTGGTGGACGAGATAAACAGGGCCTCACCCAAGACCCAGTCGGCACTGCTGGAGGCGATGGAGGAGAGGCAGGTAACGATAGATGGCCTGCCCCTCAAGCTGCCCGAACCCTTCATAGTTCTGGCCACCCGCAATCCAGTCGAGATGGAGGGCGTCTACGAGCTCCCGACCGCCCAGATGGACCGTTTCATGATGAAGGTAGACATGACGTACCTCCCGGAGGAGAGTGAAAAGGCGATGCTCCGGAGAAAGAGCCTCGGCCAGTTCACAGAGGCCCAGCAGGTCGTCCTGGGCAGCGAGATAGCGGGCGCCAAGAGGGAGGCCCTCGCAGTCAGGGTGAGCGATGCCATCATCGACTACATCTACGAGATAGTGAAGGAAACCAGGCTGGACGAGAGGGTTATCCTGGGCGCCTCCCCCAGGGCTGGTGAGCACCTTCTTTATGCCTCGAAGGTCAAGGCCTACCTGGAGGGCAGGAGCTATGTGATCCCAGACGACGTGAAGTGGCTTGCCGTCCCGGTGATAGCCCACAGGATAGTGGTGAAGCCCGAGTACGAGGTCGAGGGCGTAGATGGAAAGGGCATAGTGAGGGACGTCCTTGAGAGGGTAGAGGTGCCGACGGAATGA
- a CDS encoding DUF58 domain-containing protein, which translates to MKRAEILLSLAGVVSAAAYLLGNPSVALVGAAVMAHYSMARTGFRPSLRVSREVPERGTEREPVKTSLTVENLAPLDGRVRIRETSGKVFARELTVEIDPLEKKRLEQTLIPLSKGRVKLRAEAVFEDGLGLFRKTFPVEGRDEVTVFPSPLGIREAMRERRQISALSETEKALGIGAETLEFEELREFLPGDDITRIDWKATSRLQEVVVRVFRRETLADVYVLINVDGKFRREMRTGKVDYLVLILAQLIAYFRRFGHAVRVVAYDDSGIVRFVGHSSDPLAVLEELGLKGEEGLPPLRPSRLAGESALGRIVRKIRSGSEGSGVLKAAMKPGTGSYVIIIDDLGLHPMEIVKAARVLARRGSQAVLLYPNPVLFIDRSSIDEKTLEAAYKAYRERKMLARKVSGWIKVIEVGPRDLLPRVVKRL; encoded by the coding sequence ATGAAGCGCGCCGAGATCCTGCTGTCCCTCGCGGGGGTCGTTTCAGCCGCGGCCTACCTCCTGGGGAACCCCTCCGTTGCCCTGGTGGGAGCGGCGGTGATGGCCCACTACTCGATGGCCAGGACCGGCTTCCGCCCCAGCCTGAGGGTCAGTAGAGAGGTGCCGGAGAGGGGAACGGAGAGGGAGCCGGTCAAGACTTCCCTCACCGTGGAGAACCTGGCCCCCCTGGACGGGAGGGTGAGGATACGGGAGACCTCAGGGAAGGTCTTTGCGAGGGAGCTGACGGTCGAAATAGATCCGCTCGAGAAAAAGCGCCTCGAGCAGACCCTCATACCCCTCTCGAAGGGCCGCGTGAAACTCAGGGCGGAGGCGGTCTTCGAGGACGGGCTGGGGCTCTTCAGGAAAACCTTCCCCGTGGAGGGAAGGGACGAGGTTACCGTCTTCCCGTCACCGCTGGGCATAAGGGAGGCAATGAGGGAGAGGCGCCAGATCAGTGCCCTCTCCGAAACCGAGAAGGCCCTGGGGATAGGTGCCGAGACCCTCGAGTTCGAGGAGCTCAGGGAGTTCCTGCCCGGGGACGACATAACCAGGATAGACTGGAAGGCCACCTCAAGACTCCAGGAGGTCGTGGTCAGGGTGTTCAGGAGGGAAACGCTGGCGGACGTCTACGTGCTGATAAACGTGGACGGGAAGTTCAGGAGGGAGATGCGCACCGGCAAGGTGGACTACCTGGTGCTCATACTGGCTCAGCTCATCGCCTACTTCAGGAGGTTCGGCCACGCTGTGAGGGTGGTGGCCTACGACGACTCCGGCATAGTGAGGTTCGTGGGGCACTCCAGCGACCCCCTAGCGGTTCTGGAGGAGCTCGGGCTGAAGGGGGAGGAGGGACTTCCGCCCCTCCGACCCTCCCGGCTCGCGGGGGAATCAGCGCTCGGGAGGATAGTCCGAAAAATCAGGAGCGGTTCGGAGGGCTCAGGAGTGCTCAAGGCTGCGATGAAGCCCGGAACCGGCTCGTACGTCATCATAATAGACGACCTCGGGCTCCACCCGATGGAGATAGTCAAGGCCGCGAGGGTGCTGGCCAGGAGGGGCTCCCAGGCGGTACTTCTCTACCCCAACCCGGTTCTCTTCATCGACCGCTCTTCCATTGACGAGAAGACCCTCGAGGCGGCCTACAAAGCCTACCGCGAGAGAAAGATGCTGGCGAGAAAGGTCTCCGGCTGGATCAAGGTCATCGAGGTCGGTCCGAGAGACCTGCTCCCGAGGGTGGTGAAGAGGCTATGA